The window AAATAAAACCAGCTTAATTTATTAAATAATGACGCAAGTAGATGTACTTCTCGGCCTGCAATGGGGCGATGAAGGAAAGGGAAAAATCGTTGATGTACTAAGTCCAAAATATGATCTTATTGCCCGTTTCCAGGGCGGCCCAAATGCCGGACATACTTTAGAGTTTGATGGCAAAAAATTCGTTTTAAATACCATCCCATCAGGAATTTTTAACGAAAAAACCATGAACCTTATCGGAAATGGTGTAGTAATAGACCCTATTATCTTAAAAAGAGAATTAGATAATTTAAAAAAAGCTGGTCACGATCCGGTTGCCGATGGTAAACTGGTAATTGCCCGTAAAGCACACTTAATTTTACCTAGTCATCAGTTATTAGATGCGGCCAACGAGGCACGCATGGGTAAAAACAAAATTGGTTCTACCTTAAAAGGTATTGGTCCAACTTACATGGATAAAACCGGCCGTAATGGTTTACGTGTTGGCGATACTACCCTACCTGATTTTAAAGAGCGCTATACTAAACTGGTAGAAAAACACACTGAGATTCTTTCTCACTACGAAGGTTTTGAATATGAACTGGCTGAGAAAGAGACTGCTTTCTTCGAAGCAATTGAGTTCTTGAAAACCATCCCTCATGTAGATAGTGAGCATTTTGTAAACGGTTACCTGAAAGAAGGTAAAGCTGTTTTAGCAGAAGGTGCACAAGGAACTTTACTGGATGTTGATTTCGGATCGTATCCTTTCGTAACATCAAGCAACACCACAACTGCAGGTGCATGTACCGGTTTAGGTATTGCCCCAAATAAAGTTGGTGCTGTTTACGGTATCTTCAAAGCTTACTGCACCCGTGTTGGTGGTGGTCCTTTCCCAACTGAGTTAGACAACGAAGTTGGAGAGAATTTACGTGCCTTAGGTCATGAGTTTGGCGCAACCACAGGCCGTGCCCGTCGTTGTGGCTGGATCGATCTACCTGCATTAAAATATGCCATCATGTTAAACGGTGTTACCGAATTAATTATGATGAAAGCTGATGTTTTAGATACTTTCGATACCATTTATGCATGTACACACTACGAATACAATGGCGAAACGATTGATTATATGCCTTATGATATCATTTCTATCGAACCAAAACCAGTACTAAAAGCAATTGACGGCTGGGCAACTGACGTAACTAAAATTACTTCTGTTGATGAAATTCCGGCTAAATTGACTGAGTACATTGCCTTCTTAGAAAAAGAATTGCAAGTGCCAATCAAATTCCTTTCGGTAGGACCAGACAGGGCACAAACTTTAGAATTACATTAATTAATATCGTCAAACCGATAGATTTCTCCCTGCCTGAACGGGCAGGTACTTCCTTCGAAATGACGGAAATACATTAAAAAGCAATCCAAAACGGATTGCTTTTTTGTTTTACAGTAAGCTAACTCAATTATTTGCTTATCATTTGATTATTTTTGATTAGAAACATTTTATTATGGCAACTACCTTAGAAAACGAAATGCTCAATTATTTTACTCAGCTAGACAATGTTGAAAAAATTCTGTTGTTAAAATGCTTAAGGTCTTTATAAAAGGCAAAAAAGAAAATTCGAACCTAAGCACAGAGCAATACAATAACGAGCTGTTAGCCGCAGAAAAGGAATTTAAAAATGGCAATTGCATAACCCACGATCAATTATTAAATTCGATTAAAAATTGATAAAAAACAGTTTGGAAATTGCCTAGACCAAACCAATGCAGAATCAATTATAAGAAATTTTCGAATATATTAGCAATATAATCGCTGTCCTCATCAATCCTCGTTGCAACGAAGATTATAGCTTTTCAAAAAGATAAAAATTAATTGCTTACAATTACCAGCGCTATTTTTACCTTTGCCGCAGCTTGGAAACCCTACAAAACATATCAGATTTTAAACAAAAAGCACTGCACTGGGCTAACCAGTTCGATGTTTGCTGCTTTCTTGATTCCAATCAATATAAAGACGCTTACTCGGCCTACGATTTTGTTATTGCAGCAGGAGTGCAAAGTGAACTAAAATGCTCCTCAGGCACTGCTTTTGATCAATTAAAAACATTTCAATCGATCAATAAGCAATGGCTTTTCGGTTTTTTCAGTTACGATCTTAAAAACGAAACGGAAAATCTGCAATCTAATCATGCTGATCAATTAAACTTCCTGGATTTATATTTCTTTATTCCAGAATACCTGATTGCTTTTAAAAATGGTAAAACTGAAATATTAATTGGTGATCGGACCATTTTAGATGAAATCAGTATTTTTCAGCTCCAAACAGAAAATTCTCCTGTTATATTAAACATCCATCAAAAAATTTCAAAAGCGCAATATATCAGCAAAATTGAAAGCTTAAAAAGCCACATCATTCGTGGCGATATTTATGAGGTTAATTTTTGCCAGGAGTTTTTTGCAGAAAATGCGCAGATCAATCCTATTGGAACTTTTGAAGCGCTGAACCAGCTTTCGCCAACCCCATTTGCCGGTTACTTTAAAGTGTACAACCAGTATATTTTATCGGCTACGCCAGAAAGGTTTATGTGCAAACGCGGCAATCGATTAATATCGCAACCAATTAAAGGAACAGCAAAACGCAGTGCAAATCCCGATACAGATGAGCAGATTAAACAGGCTTTAAGAAACGATATTAAAGAGCAGGCCGAAAATGTAATGATTGTTGATTTGGTACGTCACGATCTTACTAAATCGGCTGTAAAAGGCACGGTGAAGGTTGATGAGCTTTTTGGCATATACAGCTTTCCGCAGGTGCACCAGATGATCTCGACCATTAGCTGTGAGCTCGATCCGGATATTCATTTTATCGATGCCATTAAAAATGCCTTCCCAATGGGCTCTATGACCGGCGCTCCTAAAGTTAAAGCCATGCAGCTTATTGAACAATACGAAGAGGCCAAACGCGGTATTTATTCAGGTTCTTTTGGCTGTATAAGCCCGGATGGAGATTTCGATTTTAACGTGGTTATCCGCAGCATATTATTTAATGCCGAGTCAAAATACCTATCCTTTCAGGTGGGTGGAGCCATCACCTATCAATGCGATGCCGAGAAAGAATATGAAGAATGTTTACTTAAAGCTAGTGCCATTTTGAAGGTTTTAGGTGGGTAGTTGGTTTATTGGCTCAATTGTTCATTAGTTCATAGCTAACTCCAGTCTAATCTGTCAACCGACGCTAAACGCCAAACGAATTAATAAACGCCATTTTTCCCTAAATAAAAAAGGTGGAAAGTTTATGCATCATGCCAAACCTTCCACCTTTCTATCTTCGACCTTAAGCCTTATACCTTACTTCTTATAGTACTGTTGTGCTTCGGGCAAATATTTTTGAATCTGTGCAATACGCGTTTCATCACTAGGGTGTGTGCTTAAAAATTCAGCCGGCTTTTGTGCTCCAGCTGAGGCAGCCGACATCCTGTTCCAGAAACTGGTTGCACTTTGTGGATTATAACCGGCCATAGCCATGAAAATTAAACCTAAACGATCGGCCTCCAACTCCTGGTTACGACTAAATTTAAGCATGGCAACCGGTGTACCTACACCATAAAGCGTATTGAAGATGGATTGTGTTTTTGGATTTTTAGATAAGGCCACACCTGCCGCTGCACCTATACCTTGTGCTACCATTTCCTGCGACATACGCTCGGCCGAGTGACCAGCAATGGCGTGCGCAATTTCATGCCCCATTACCGTAGCTAAACCGGCATCATCTTGCGTTACTGGTAAAATTCCGGTATACACCACAATTTTGCCACCGGGCATGCACCAGGCATTTTTTTCATTGTTTTGTACCACATTCACTTCCCATTGGTAATCGGCAATTAAATTACCATAGTTATTACTGTTCATGTATGATTTTACAGCCGTAATTAAACGGCTACCTATGGTTTTCACCTTTAAGGCCTGCGCATTAGATGCTGGCAAAACCGTCGTTTTATTTTCTGTTAAAAAGGTATTATATGCTTGAAATGCCATTGGCAAAACCTGATCGTTGCTTACCAGATCAAACCTGCTACGACCGGTTAAAGGCACTGTAGAACAAGAGTTAAACAGTAAAACACCAGCTACACTTGCTGTTAAAAATAGCTTTTTCATTTGTTATAAATTTAGTTTTCAATGGTTATTGAACAATCATTCCACTTCCCTTTTTAAACGGGAGTAAGAATTGTTTCAAAAATCTGTCGTTAATGATACCCGTCCCTTATCTGTAATATCCATATTAACAGGAATATTGAAAATAAGTTTTTGATTATGTACTTGTTAATTAATTAGCTTTTTTTCTTAAACAGATACACTTTAGATTCTTTGCCTTTAAGCAATCTTTCGAGGTTTTTTTGGTGGGTGACTAAAATGAGTACACAAACTACCATTCCGTATAGTACTTCCGATTTTATAGAAACCTGAAAAAGAAAAACTACACTGAGCGGAAAGGTAAACCCTGCACAGATGGAGCTTAATGAAACATATTTCGTAATCAGCAATACAATAACAAAAACCAGAACACAAAGCATAGATGCTTCGAAGTTAACTGCCAAAATCATTCCAAAAAGTGTGGCAACTCCTTTCCCTCCGCGAAATCCGGCAAAAACAGGAAATAAATGTCCCATTACTGCGGTTACGCCTAAGGCAAGCTGGTAATTTACAAATGGTGCAGAATTTTGTGGCCCGGTTACAGATAAACCGATTAAGTAAGCCAGATTGGTTGCAGTATAACCTTTTGCAATATCGATAATCATTACGGCAATACCGGCTTTCTTGCCCAATACCCTAAAAGTATTGGTAGCACCCGCATTACCGCTGCCATATTCCCTTACATCAACGCCATAAAAGGCCTGACCAAGCCATACAGCTGTTGGTATCGATCCAAAAAGGTAAGCTAATAATAAAGCACTGAGCGAATAAACCGTAACCATAGCCTACAATGATACAAAAAATAAGCTTTTAATTTTAGCGCAAATCACTTTAGTATGCTTTTAAACTCATATCCAGGCTCTTTACAGAGTGTGTCAGTGCGCCCATTGAAATAAAATCTACTCCGCATGCCGCATACTCGGCAACATTCTCTTCGGTTATGCCTCCTGATGCTTCAGTAGTGAATTCACCATCAATTAATGCTACGGCTGCCCTAAGGTTTTCGAAATTGAAGTTATCGAGCATAATGCGGTCTACACCACCAATGGCTAAAACCTGTTTCAGCTCGTCTAAATTCCGTACTTCAATTTCAATCTGGAGGTTTTTATTTTGATTGGAAAGATATTGTTGAGCTGCCTTAATCGCGTTCGAGATCCCGCCTGCATAATCAACGTGGTTATCTTTAATCAAAATCATATCGTAAAGGCCTATACGGTGATTTACACCTCCACCTATTCTC is drawn from Pedobacter sp. HDW13 and contains these coding sequences:
- a CDS encoding adenylosuccinate synthase, with product MTQVDVLLGLQWGDEGKGKIVDVLSPKYDLIARFQGGPNAGHTLEFDGKKFVLNTIPSGIFNEKTMNLIGNGVVIDPIILKRELDNLKKAGHDPVADGKLVIARKAHLILPSHQLLDAANEARMGKNKIGSTLKGIGPTYMDKTGRNGLRVGDTTLPDFKERYTKLVEKHTEILSHYEGFEYELAEKETAFFEAIEFLKTIPHVDSEHFVNGYLKEGKAVLAEGAQGTLLDVDFGSYPFVTSSNTTTAGACTGLGIAPNKVGAVYGIFKAYCTRVGGGPFPTELDNEVGENLRALGHEFGATTGRARRCGWIDLPALKYAIMLNGVTELIMMKADVLDTFDTIYACTHYEYNGETIDYMPYDIISIEPKPVLKAIDGWATDVTKITSVDEIPAKLTEYIAFLEKELQVPIKFLSVGPDRAQTLELH
- a CDS encoding anthranilate synthase component I family protein — protein: METLQNISDFKQKALHWANQFDVCCFLDSNQYKDAYSAYDFVIAAGVQSELKCSSGTAFDQLKTFQSINKQWLFGFFSYDLKNETENLQSNHADQLNFLDLYFFIPEYLIAFKNGKTEILIGDRTILDEISIFQLQTENSPVILNIHQKISKAQYISKIESLKSHIIRGDIYEVNFCQEFFAENAQINPIGTFEALNQLSPTPFAGYFKVYNQYILSATPERFMCKRGNRLISQPIKGTAKRSANPDTDEQIKQALRNDIKEQAENVMIVDLVRHDLTKSAVKGTVKVDELFGIYSFPQVHQMISTISCELDPDIHFIDAIKNAFPMGSMTGAPKVKAMQLIEQYEEAKRGIYSGSFGCISPDGDFDFNVVIRSILFNAESKYLSFQVGGAITYQCDAEKEYEECLLKASAILKVLGG
- the plsY gene encoding glycerol-3-phosphate 1-O-acyltransferase PlsY gives rise to the protein MVTVYSLSALLLAYLFGSIPTAVWLGQAFYGVDVREYGSGNAGATNTFRVLGKKAGIAVMIIDIAKGYTATNLAYLIGLSVTGPQNSAPFVNYQLALGVTAVMGHLFPVFAGFRGGKGVATLFGMILAVNFEASMLCVLVFVIVLLITKYVSLSSICAGFTFPLSVVFLFQVSIKSEVLYGMVVCVLILVTHQKNLERLLKGKESKVYLFKKKS
- a CDS encoding M48 family metallopeptidase, whose translation is MKKLFLTASVAGVLLFNSCSTVPLTGRSRFDLVSNDQVLPMAFQAYNTFLTENKTTVLPASNAQALKVKTIGSRLITAVKSYMNSNNYGNLIADYQWEVNVVQNNEKNAWCMPGGKIVVYTGILPVTQDDAGLATVMGHEIAHAIAGHSAERMSQEMVAQGIGAAAGVALSKNPKTQSIFNTLYGVGTPVAMLKFSRNQELEADRLGLIFMAMAGYNPQSATSFWNRMSAASAGAQKPAEFLSTHPSDETRIAQIQKYLPEAQQYYKK